The genomic DNA GCCAATGCATATATAAAATCAGGAAAATGGGCTAGAAATCCTTTTAAGGGAGTTGAGCTTTATAATAAAACTCTTGGGATTGTAGGTCTTGGAAGGATAGGATCATTAGTTGCTACAAGAATGAATGCTTTTGGAATGAAGGTGATTGCATATGATCCTTATATTTCAGATGAAAGGTTTAAAAGATTCCAAGTGGAAAAGAAAGATACTTTAAAAGAGTTGATCAAAGAGGCTGACTTTATCACTGTTCATACTCCAAAGACAAAAGAGACTTATGGTATGATTGGAGAAGAAGAAATAGAGTGGATGAAGGATGGAGTAAGAATCGTCAATGATGCAAGAGGCGGGATTGTCAATGAAAAAGCATTGTTAAAAGGATTAAAAAGTGGAAAGATTGCAAGCGCAGGTTTAGATGTTCATGATGAAGAACCTAGCTTTAATAATCCTTTATTTGAACTAGATAATGTGATCGTGACTCCTCATATTGGAGCAAGTACAACAGAAGCACAAATCAATGTAGGAATCACAGTAGCACAGCAAGTAATCAATGCATTAAAGGGAGAAATTGTTCCCAATGCAGTAAATTTACCTACTATGCACAGAGATGAACTAGCAGTGTTAAAACCTTATATTGAACTAATGGAGAAGTTGGGAAAAACATATTATCAATTGTATCAAGAGCCTATTGAGCATATTAGCATTGAGTATTGGGGAGGCATTGCAAAACAGGATATAGAAATGTGTAGTATTGCTTTTATAAAAGGAGTGTTAGAACCTGTATTAGAAGATAAAGTAAATTATATTAATGCTATGATTTTGGCAGAACAAAGAGGAATTTCTATTGATCAAAGAAAAAATAAAGAGAATTATAATGGATATTTAGATTATATAGAAATGAAAATTAAGACAAAGAATCAAGTATTTGAGATTGCAGGAAATCTATCTTCTAAAAGAGAAGGAAGACTTATAAAAATACAAGGATATGAAGTAGATGTAACCCCAAGCAATCATATGTTATTTATACAAAATAAAGACGTACCAGGAGTAATTGGTCATATTGGAATGGCATTAGGAGAAGAAGGGATAAATGTTGCAACTATGCAGGTTGGAAGAAATGCAAAAGGAGATAAGGCTTTAATGGTACTGACGATTGATGATGAAGTATCTAAGGAAGGGTTAAAAAGACTTACTCAAAAAGAAAATGTATTGTGTGCAAAATATGTGAAGTTATAAAATAAGAGGCGATCATTGCCTTTTATTTTTTTCTATATATTCATATAATGATAGTAAAGTAATTGTAAGGGGGGAAGGTTATGAAAAGAATAGAGTTTCAAATTGGGATATGGATGGTTATCATTACTTTGTTATTTACTGGGTGTACAAAAGAGGATGTACAAAAAAGACCTACTATTATAGTAGAGGATTATAATGGAACAGATATGAAAAAGATCAATCAGTATCATATGGATCTTGTTTTTGATCCAAAGAATAAAACCATAAAAGGAAATCAAAGGATCGA from Inediibacterium massiliense includes the following:
- the serA gene encoding phosphoglycerate dehydrogenase, with translation MENKKKVIVTERVDEEGIKLLQKHLDVDVCLNITREELLKRIHEYDALLVRSVTKVDEELLSFGEKLKVVGRAGNGTDNIDIPAATKRGIVVANTPDSNTMSAGELAIGLLLAQSRNIPQANAYIKSGKWARNPFKGVELYNKTLGIVGLGRIGSLVATRMNAFGMKVIAYDPYISDERFKRFQVEKKDTLKELIKEADFITVHTPKTKETYGMIGEEEIEWMKDGVRIVNDARGGIVNEKALLKGLKSGKIASAGLDVHDEEPSFNNPLFELDNVIVTPHIGASTTEAQINVGITVAQQVINALKGEIVPNAVNLPTMHRDELAVLKPYIELMEKLGKTYYQLYQEPIEHISIEYWGGIAKQDIEMCSIAFIKGVLEPVLEDKVNYINAMILAEQRGISIDQRKNKENYNGYLDYIEMKIKTKNQVFEIAGNLSSKREGRLIKIQGYEVDVTPSNHMLFIQNKDVPGVIGHIGMALGEEGINVATMQVGRNAKGDKALMVLTIDDEVSKEGLKRLTQKENVLCAKYVKL